The following are encoded together in the Mycteria americana isolate JAX WOST 10 ecotype Jacksonville Zoo and Gardens chromosome 2, USCA_MyAme_1.0, whole genome shotgun sequence genome:
- the ANKMY2 gene encoding ankyrin repeat and MYND domain-containing protein 2 isoform X1: MAPPRRGDLSPEEKDLLGVIATGNTEEAGRLLGSKNVRVNCLDEVSDKLLKLSFTVNFRNARYNHGMTPLMHAAYKGKIDMCRLLLRHGADVNCNEHEHGYTALMFAGLSGNKEITWMMLEAGAETDVVNSVGRTAAQMAAFVGQHDCVTVINNFFPRERLDYYTKPQGLDKEPKLPVKLAGPLHKIITTTNMHPVKIVLLVKENPLLAEVEALQKCYRVLDLICEKCMKQKDMNEVLAMKMHYISCIFQKCITFLKEREDKLDGFIKSLLKGRDKDGFPVYQEKLIRESIRRFPYCEATLLQQLVRSIAPVEIGSDPTAFSVLTQAITGQVGFVDAEFCTTCGGKGADKRCSVCKMVMYCDQNCQKMHWFTHKKVCKTLKEIHEKQELEAAKEKRKQEKKQKEDEVQPVEGSSTSEEQSDPGPGATKGVDPNHATDQTEEPEFTKETEALALHPESPLESETGLADIALQKIQDSEE, encoded by the exons ATGGCTCCCCCCAGGAGAGGTGATCTGAGTCCGGAGGAGAAGGACTTGCTGGGAGTGATCGCCACAG gAAACACCGAGGAGGCTGGAAGGCTACTGGGCAGCAAGAATGTCCGTGTCAATTGCTTGGATGAGGT TTCTGACAAACTACTCAAACTAAGCTTTACAGTAAACTTTAGGAACGCAAGATACAAT CATGGCATGACCCCTCTAATGCATGCAGCGTACAAAGGGAAAATAGACATGTGCAGGTTGCTCTTGCGACATGGGGCTGATGTTAACTGCAATGAACATGAGCATGGATATACTGCCTTGATGTTTGCTGGACTTTCAG gaaacaaagaaatcacCTGGATGATGTTAGAGGCTGGAGCAGAGACTGATGTTGTCAACTCTGTGGGAAGAACAGCAGCTCAGATGGCTGCTTTTGTGG GTCAACATGACTGTGTGACTGTCATCAACAACTTCTTCCCACGTGAAAGGCTGGACTACTATACTAAACCACAAGGCTTAGATAAAGAACCAAAACTGCCAGTAAAATTAGCTGGGCCTCTACATAAAATTATAACTACTACTAACATGCATCCTGTTAAG ATTGTGTTGCTGGTAAAAGAGAACCCTCTATTGGCTGAAGTagaagcactgcagaaatgtTATAGGGTTCTGGATCTAATTTGTGAGAAATGTATGAAGCAGAAAGATATGAATGAAGTACTTGCTATGAAAATGCACTACATCAGTTGCATCTTCCAGAAATGTATTACATTCTTAAAAGAGCGAGAGGATAAACTAGATGGATTTATCAAAAG tcTCTTGAAAGGGAGAGATAAAGATGGTTTCCCTGTATATCAAGAGAAGCTAATTCGAGAAAGTATCCGAAGGTTTCCTTACTGTGAAGCTACGTTGCTCCAGCAGCTCGTGAGAAGTATTGCTCCTGTTGAAATA GGTTCTGATCCTACAGCTTTTTCTGTACTTACACAAGCTATTACTGGCCAAGTGGGTTTTGTGGATGCTGAATTCTGTACAACTTGTGGGGGAAAGGGAGCAGACAAAAGATGTTCAGTATGTAAAATG GTGATGTACTGTGACCAGAACTGCCAGAAAATGCACTGGTTTACCCACAAAAAAGTCTGCAAGACCCTGAAGGAAATTCATGAGAAACAGGAACTAGAAGctgccaaagaaaaaaggaaacaagaaaagaagcaaaaggaag ATGAAGTGCAACCCGTAGAGGGTAGTTCTACAAGTGAAGAACAGTCAGATCCTGGTCCAGGTGCTACCAAAGGAGTGGATCCAAATCATGCTACTGACCAAACGGAAGAACCTGAATTTACCAAAGAGACGGAGGCACTAGCCCTGCACCCTGAAAGTCCACTGGAAAGTGAGACTGGCTTAGCTGACATTGCTCTTCAAAAAATTCAAGATTCTGAGGAGTAA
- the ANKMY2 gene encoding ankyrin repeat and MYND domain-containing protein 2 isoform X2 has protein sequence MAPPRRGDLSPEEKDLLGVIATGNTEEAGRLLGSKNVRVNCLDEHGMTPLMHAAYKGKIDMCRLLLRHGADVNCNEHEHGYTALMFAGLSGNKEITWMMLEAGAETDVVNSVGRTAAQMAAFVGQHDCVTVINNFFPRERLDYYTKPQGLDKEPKLPVKLAGPLHKIITTTNMHPVKIVLLVKENPLLAEVEALQKCYRVLDLICEKCMKQKDMNEVLAMKMHYISCIFQKCITFLKEREDKLDGFIKSLLKGRDKDGFPVYQEKLIRESIRRFPYCEATLLQQLVRSIAPVEIGSDPTAFSVLTQAITGQVGFVDAEFCTTCGGKGADKRCSVCKMVMYCDQNCQKMHWFTHKKVCKTLKEIHEKQELEAAKEKRKQEKKQKEDEVQPVEGSSTSEEQSDPGPGATKGVDPNHATDQTEEPEFTKETEALALHPESPLESETGLADIALQKIQDSEE, from the exons ATGGCTCCCCCCAGGAGAGGTGATCTGAGTCCGGAGGAGAAGGACTTGCTGGGAGTGATCGCCACAG gAAACACCGAGGAGGCTGGAAGGCTACTGGGCAGCAAGAATGTCCGTGTCAATTGCTTGGATGAG CATGGCATGACCCCTCTAATGCATGCAGCGTACAAAGGGAAAATAGACATGTGCAGGTTGCTCTTGCGACATGGGGCTGATGTTAACTGCAATGAACATGAGCATGGATATACTGCCTTGATGTTTGCTGGACTTTCAG gaaacaaagaaatcacCTGGATGATGTTAGAGGCTGGAGCAGAGACTGATGTTGTCAACTCTGTGGGAAGAACAGCAGCTCAGATGGCTGCTTTTGTGG GTCAACATGACTGTGTGACTGTCATCAACAACTTCTTCCCACGTGAAAGGCTGGACTACTATACTAAACCACAAGGCTTAGATAAAGAACCAAAACTGCCAGTAAAATTAGCTGGGCCTCTACATAAAATTATAACTACTACTAACATGCATCCTGTTAAG ATTGTGTTGCTGGTAAAAGAGAACCCTCTATTGGCTGAAGTagaagcactgcagaaatgtTATAGGGTTCTGGATCTAATTTGTGAGAAATGTATGAAGCAGAAAGATATGAATGAAGTACTTGCTATGAAAATGCACTACATCAGTTGCATCTTCCAGAAATGTATTACATTCTTAAAAGAGCGAGAGGATAAACTAGATGGATTTATCAAAAG tcTCTTGAAAGGGAGAGATAAAGATGGTTTCCCTGTATATCAAGAGAAGCTAATTCGAGAAAGTATCCGAAGGTTTCCTTACTGTGAAGCTACGTTGCTCCAGCAGCTCGTGAGAAGTATTGCTCCTGTTGAAATA GGTTCTGATCCTACAGCTTTTTCTGTACTTACACAAGCTATTACTGGCCAAGTGGGTTTTGTGGATGCTGAATTCTGTACAACTTGTGGGGGAAAGGGAGCAGACAAAAGATGTTCAGTATGTAAAATG GTGATGTACTGTGACCAGAACTGCCAGAAAATGCACTGGTTTACCCACAAAAAAGTCTGCAAGACCCTGAAGGAAATTCATGAGAAACAGGAACTAGAAGctgccaaagaaaaaaggaaacaagaaaagaagcaaaaggaag ATGAAGTGCAACCCGTAGAGGGTAGTTCTACAAGTGAAGAACAGTCAGATCCTGGTCCAGGTGCTACCAAAGGAGTGGATCCAAATCATGCTACTGACCAAACGGAAGAACCTGAATTTACCAAAGAGACGGAGGCACTAGCCCTGCACCCTGAAAGTCCACTGGAAAGTGAGACTGGCTTAGCTGACATTGCTCTTCAAAAAATTCAAGATTCTGAGGAGTAA
- the ANKMY2 gene encoding ankyrin repeat and MYND domain-containing protein 2 isoform X4, producing MTPLMHAAYKGKIDMCRLLLRHGADVNCNEHEHGYTALMFAGLSGNKEITWMMLEAGAETDVVNSVGRTAAQMAAFVGQHDCVTVINNFFPRERLDYYTKPQGLDKEPKLPVKLAGPLHKIITTTNMHPVKIVLLVKENPLLAEVEALQKCYRVLDLICEKCMKQKDMNEVLAMKMHYISCIFQKCITFLKEREDKLDGFIKSLLKGRDKDGFPVYQEKLIRESIRRFPYCEATLLQQLVRSIAPVEIGSDPTAFSVLTQAITGQVGFVDAEFCTTCGGKGADKRCSVCKMVMYCDQNCQKMHWFTHKKVCKTLKEIHEKQELEAAKEKRKQEKKQKEDEVQPVEGSSTSEEQSDPGPGATKGVDPNHATDQTEEPEFTKETEALALHPESPLESETGLADIALQKIQDSEE from the exons ATGACCCCTCTAATGCATGCAGCGTACAAAGGGAAAATAGACATGTGCAGGTTGCTCTTGCGACATGGGGCTGATGTTAACTGCAATGAACATGAGCATGGATATACTGCCTTGATGTTTGCTGGACTTTCAG gaaacaaagaaatcacCTGGATGATGTTAGAGGCTGGAGCAGAGACTGATGTTGTCAACTCTGTGGGAAGAACAGCAGCTCAGATGGCTGCTTTTGTGG GTCAACATGACTGTGTGACTGTCATCAACAACTTCTTCCCACGTGAAAGGCTGGACTACTATACTAAACCACAAGGCTTAGATAAAGAACCAAAACTGCCAGTAAAATTAGCTGGGCCTCTACATAAAATTATAACTACTACTAACATGCATCCTGTTAAG ATTGTGTTGCTGGTAAAAGAGAACCCTCTATTGGCTGAAGTagaagcactgcagaaatgtTATAGGGTTCTGGATCTAATTTGTGAGAAATGTATGAAGCAGAAAGATATGAATGAAGTACTTGCTATGAAAATGCACTACATCAGTTGCATCTTCCAGAAATGTATTACATTCTTAAAAGAGCGAGAGGATAAACTAGATGGATTTATCAAAAG tcTCTTGAAAGGGAGAGATAAAGATGGTTTCCCTGTATATCAAGAGAAGCTAATTCGAGAAAGTATCCGAAGGTTTCCTTACTGTGAAGCTACGTTGCTCCAGCAGCTCGTGAGAAGTATTGCTCCTGTTGAAATA GGTTCTGATCCTACAGCTTTTTCTGTACTTACACAAGCTATTACTGGCCAAGTGGGTTTTGTGGATGCTGAATTCTGTACAACTTGTGGGGGAAAGGGAGCAGACAAAAGATGTTCAGTATGTAAAATG GTGATGTACTGTGACCAGAACTGCCAGAAAATGCACTGGTTTACCCACAAAAAAGTCTGCAAGACCCTGAAGGAAATTCATGAGAAACAGGAACTAGAAGctgccaaagaaaaaaggaaacaagaaaagaagcaaaaggaag ATGAAGTGCAACCCGTAGAGGGTAGTTCTACAAGTGAAGAACAGTCAGATCCTGGTCCAGGTGCTACCAAAGGAGTGGATCCAAATCATGCTACTGACCAAACGGAAGAACCTGAATTTACCAAAGAGACGGAGGCACTAGCCCTGCACCCTGAAAGTCCACTGGAAAGTGAGACTGGCTTAGCTGACATTGCTCTTCAAAAAATTCAAGATTCTGAGGAGTAA
- the ANKMY2 gene encoding ankyrin repeat and MYND domain-containing protein 2 isoform X3, with protein sequence MCLLTTFQIQLAVSLRQHGMTPLMHAAYKGKIDMCRLLLRHGADVNCNEHEHGYTALMFAGLSGNKEITWMMLEAGAETDVVNSVGRTAAQMAAFVGQHDCVTVINNFFPRERLDYYTKPQGLDKEPKLPVKLAGPLHKIITTTNMHPVKIVLLVKENPLLAEVEALQKCYRVLDLICEKCMKQKDMNEVLAMKMHYISCIFQKCITFLKEREDKLDGFIKSLLKGRDKDGFPVYQEKLIRESIRRFPYCEATLLQQLVRSIAPVEIGSDPTAFSVLTQAITGQVGFVDAEFCTTCGGKGADKRCSVCKMVMYCDQNCQKMHWFTHKKVCKTLKEIHEKQELEAAKEKRKQEKKQKEDEVQPVEGSSTSEEQSDPGPGATKGVDPNHATDQTEEPEFTKETEALALHPESPLESETGLADIALQKIQDSEE encoded by the exons atGTGTCTGTTGACTACCTTCCAAATCCAGCTTGCAGTAAGTTTAAGACAG CATGGCATGACCCCTCTAATGCATGCAGCGTACAAAGGGAAAATAGACATGTGCAGGTTGCTCTTGCGACATGGGGCTGATGTTAACTGCAATGAACATGAGCATGGATATACTGCCTTGATGTTTGCTGGACTTTCAG gaaacaaagaaatcacCTGGATGATGTTAGAGGCTGGAGCAGAGACTGATGTTGTCAACTCTGTGGGAAGAACAGCAGCTCAGATGGCTGCTTTTGTGG GTCAACATGACTGTGTGACTGTCATCAACAACTTCTTCCCACGTGAAAGGCTGGACTACTATACTAAACCACAAGGCTTAGATAAAGAACCAAAACTGCCAGTAAAATTAGCTGGGCCTCTACATAAAATTATAACTACTACTAACATGCATCCTGTTAAG ATTGTGTTGCTGGTAAAAGAGAACCCTCTATTGGCTGAAGTagaagcactgcagaaatgtTATAGGGTTCTGGATCTAATTTGTGAGAAATGTATGAAGCAGAAAGATATGAATGAAGTACTTGCTATGAAAATGCACTACATCAGTTGCATCTTCCAGAAATGTATTACATTCTTAAAAGAGCGAGAGGATAAACTAGATGGATTTATCAAAAG tcTCTTGAAAGGGAGAGATAAAGATGGTTTCCCTGTATATCAAGAGAAGCTAATTCGAGAAAGTATCCGAAGGTTTCCTTACTGTGAAGCTACGTTGCTCCAGCAGCTCGTGAGAAGTATTGCTCCTGTTGAAATA GGTTCTGATCCTACAGCTTTTTCTGTACTTACACAAGCTATTACTGGCCAAGTGGGTTTTGTGGATGCTGAATTCTGTACAACTTGTGGGGGAAAGGGAGCAGACAAAAGATGTTCAGTATGTAAAATG GTGATGTACTGTGACCAGAACTGCCAGAAAATGCACTGGTTTACCCACAAAAAAGTCTGCAAGACCCTGAAGGAAATTCATGAGAAACAGGAACTAGAAGctgccaaagaaaaaaggaaacaagaaaagaagcaaaaggaag ATGAAGTGCAACCCGTAGAGGGTAGTTCTACAAGTGAAGAACAGTCAGATCCTGGTCCAGGTGCTACCAAAGGAGTGGATCCAAATCATGCTACTGACCAAACGGAAGAACCTGAATTTACCAAAGAGACGGAGGCACTAGCCCTGCACCCTGAAAGTCCACTGGAAAGTGAGACTGGCTTAGCTGACATTGCTCTTCAAAAAATTCAAGATTCTGAGGAGTAA